The Breoghania sp. genome has a segment encoding these proteins:
- the rpsL gene encoding 30S ribosomal protein S12 produces the protein MPTINQLIRKPRKDPPKRNKVPAMEACPQKRGVCTRVYTTTPKKPNSALRKVAKVRLTNGFEVIGYIPGEGHNLQEHSVVMIRGGRVKDLPGVRYHILRGVLDTQGVKDRKQRRSKYGAKRPK, from the coding sequence ATGCCGACCATCAACCAGTTGATCCGCAAGCCGCGGAAGGACCCGCCGAAGCGGAACAAGGTGCCGGCCATGGAGGCCTGCCCGCAGAAGCGCGGTGTGTGCACGCGCGTGTACACCACGACGCCGAAGAAGCCGAACTCGGCTTTGCGTAAGGTCGCCAAGGTGCGTCTGACGAACGGCTTCGAGGTCATCGGCTACATTCCTGGTGAAGGCCACAACCTGCAGGAACACTCCGTGGTGATGATCCGCGGCGGCCGCGTCAAGGATTTGCCTGGCGTGCGCTACCACATCCTGCGTGGTGTGCTGGATACCCAGGGCGTCAAGGATCGCAAGCAGCGTCGTTCGAAGTACGGCGCCAAGCGTCCGAAATAA
- the rpsG gene encoding 30S ribosomal protein S7, translated as MSRRHRAEKREINPDPKFGDVVVTKFMNYVMLDGKKSAAERIVYGAFDVIESRAKQDPISVFHEALTNVMPTVEVRSRRVGGATYQVPVEVRNERRQALAIRWLIAASRGRNEKTMIDRLSGELLDAANNRGTAVKKREDTHRMAEANRAFSHYRW; from the coding sequence ATGTCCCGCCGTCATCGCGCTGAAAAGCGAGAGATCAATCCGGACCCGAAGTTCGGGGATGTCGTCGTCACGAAGTTCATGAACTACGTGATGCTCGACGGTAAGAAGTCGGCAGCCGAGCGTATCGTCTACGGTGCGTTCGATGTTATTGAGAGCCGTGCAAAGCAGGACCCGATCTCGGTGTTCCATGAGGCGCTCACCAACGTGATGCCGACCGTTGAGGTTCGCTCTCGCCGTGTTGGCGGTGCGACCTACCAGGTCCCCGTCGAGGTCCGCAACGAGCGTCGTCAGGCGCTTGCCATTCGTTGGTTGATTGCCGCGTCTCGCGGTCGCAACGAAAAGACCATGATCGACCGGCTCTCTGGTGAGCTGCTCGACGCCGCAAACAACCGCGGTACGGCTGTGAAGAAGCGTGAAGACACGCATCGCATGGCCGAAGCCAACCGCGCGTTCTCGCATTACCGCTGGTAA
- the fusA gene encoding elongation factor G encodes MARTHKIEDYRNFGIMAHIDAGKTTTTERILYYTGKSHKIGEVHDGAATMDWMEQEQERGITITSAATTAFWKEKRLNIIDTPGHVDFTIEVERSLRVLDGAVALLDANAGVEPQTETVWRQADKYRVPRMIFVNKMDKLGADFYRCVEMIGSRLGAKPLVLQLPIGAESEFAGCVDLIEMKALVWKEETLGAAWDIEEIPADLQDKAEEYREKLIEIAVEVDEAAMEAYLEGEMPANEALKALIRKGTIANEFVPVFCGSAFKNKGVQPLLDGVVDYLPNPMEVPAIRGIDPKTEEETVRKSSDEEPLSMLAFKIMNDPFVGSLTFCRIYSGVLNKGTSLLNTVKEKRERIGRMMQMHSNSREDIEVAYAGDIVAVAGLKDTTTGDTLCDPNKPVILERMEFPEPVIEIAVEPKTKADQEKMGLALNRLAAEDPSFRVKTDEESGQTIIAGMGELHLDILVDRMKREFKVEANIGQPQVAYRETITKLAEVDYTHKKQSGGSGQFARVKMVLEPGEQGSGFTFESKIVGGSVPKEYIPGVQKGLESVMSSGPLAGFPILDVKVTLVDGAYHDVDSSVLAFEIAGRAGFREGIQKASPKLLEPIMKVEVVTPEEYMGDVIGDLNSRRGQITGTENRGIVTVVSANVPLANMFGYVNNLRSMSQGRAQYSMVFDHYEQVPQAVAEEVQAKYA; translated from the coding sequence ATGGCGCGTACGCATAAAATTGAGGACTACCGCAACTTCGGCATCATGGCCCACATTGATGCTGGCAAGACCACGACGACGGAGCGGATCCTCTACTACACCGGCAAGAGCCATAAGATCGGCGAAGTCCATGACGGCGCCGCGACGATGGACTGGATGGAGCAGGAGCAGGAGCGTGGCATCACGATCACCTCTGCTGCGACGACCGCTTTCTGGAAAGAAAAGCGTCTGAACATCATCGACACGCCGGGCCACGTCGACTTCACCATCGAAGTGGAGCGTTCGCTCCGTGTTCTCGACGGTGCGGTTGCGCTGCTGGATGCCAATGCTGGTGTCGAGCCGCAGACGGAAACCGTTTGGCGTCAGGCCGACAAGTACCGCGTGCCGCGGATGATCTTCGTCAACAAGATGGACAAGCTGGGCGCGGACTTTTACCGCTGCGTCGAGATGATCGGATCGCGCCTTGGCGCCAAGCCGCTCGTCCTTCAGCTGCCGATCGGTGCGGAGAGCGAGTTTGCAGGCTGCGTCGACCTGATCGAGATGAAGGCCCTGGTCTGGAAGGAAGAGACCCTGGGCGCCGCCTGGGATATCGAAGAGATCCCGGCCGACCTTCAGGATAAGGCTGAAGAGTATCGCGAGAAGCTCATCGAGATCGCCGTAGAGGTCGACGAGGCCGCTATGGAGGCCTATCTCGAAGGTGAGATGCCCGCGAACGAGGCTCTGAAGGCGCTCATCCGCAAGGGCACGATCGCCAACGAGTTCGTTCCGGTCTTCTGCGGCTCCGCCTTCAAGAACAAGGGCGTTCAGCCCCTGCTCGACGGCGTCGTCGATTACCTGCCGAACCCGATGGAAGTTCCGGCTATCCGCGGTATCGATCCGAAGACCGAAGAAGAAACGGTTCGCAAGTCGAGCGACGAAGAGCCGCTCTCCATGCTTGCCTTCAAGATCATGAACGACCCGTTCGTCGGCTCGCTCACGTTCTGCCGCATCTACTCCGGCGTGCTCAACAAGGGTACTTCGCTGCTCAACACGGTGAAGGAGAAGCGTGAGCGCATCGGTCGCATGATGCAGATGCACTCCAACAGCCGTGAAGACATCGAAGTGGCCTATGCAGGCGACATCGTGGCCGTCGCGGGTCTCAAGGACACCACCACGGGCGACACGCTGTGTGACCCGAACAAGCCGGTGATCCTGGAGCGCATGGAATTCCCGGAGCCGGTGATCGAGATCGCGGTGGAGCCGAAGACCAAGGCCGACCAGGAAAAGATGGGCCTCGCCCTGAACCGCCTGGCCGCCGAGGATCCGTCCTTCCGCGTCAAGACCGACGAAGAATCTGGTCAGACCATCATCGCCGGCATGGGCGAGCTTCATCTCGACATTCTGGTCGATCGCATGAAGCGCGAGTTCAAGGTCGAGGCGAACATCGGTCAGCCGCAGGTTGCGTACCGCGAGACCATCACGAAGCTCGCCGAAGTCGATTACACCCACAAGAAGCAGTCGGGTGGTTCGGGTCAGTTTGCGCGCGTCAAGATGGTTCTGGAGCCGGGCGAGCAGGGATCGGGCTTCACGTTCGAATCCAAGATCGTCGGCGGTTCGGTCCCGAAGGAATACATCCCGGGTGTCCAGAAGGGTCTGGAGAGCGTCATGAGCTCTGGTCCGCTGGCTGGCTTCCCGATCCTCGACGTCAAGGTGACCCTTGTCGATGGTGCCTACCACGACGTGGACTCCTCGGTTCTCGCCTTCGAAATCGCCGGCCGCGCCGGCTTCCGCGAAGGCATCCAGAAGGCTTCTCCGAAGCTCCTGGAGCCGATCATGAAGGTCGAGGTCGTGACCCCGGAAGAGTACATGGGTGACGTCATTGGCGATCTGAACTCGCGTCGCGGTCAGATCACCGGCACGGAAAACCGTGGCATCGTGACTGTCGTCAGCGCCAATGTTCCGCTGGCAAACATGTTCGGCTACGTGAACAACCTGCGCTCGATGTCCCAGGGGCGCGCACAGTACTCCATGGTTTTCGATCACTACGAACAGGTTCCTCAGGCGGTCGCCGAGGAAGTTCAGGCCAAGTACGCCTGA
- the tuf gene encoding elongation factor Tu, translating into MAKEKFERNKPHVNIGTIGHVDHGKTTLTAAITMTLAEQGGGVAKAYDEIDAAPEEKARGITISTAHVEYETANRHYAHVDCPGHADYVKNMITGAAQMDGAILVCSAADGPMPQTREHILLARQVGVPALVVFMNKVDQVDDPELLELVEMEIRDLLSSYDFPGDDIPIIAGSALAAVENRDQEIGRGAVLKLMEAVDEYIPTPERPIDQPFLMPIEDVFSISGRGTVVTGRVERGIIKVGEEIEIVGIRDTKKTTCTGVEMFRKLLDQGQAGDNIGALLRGIGREDVERGQVLCKPGSVTPHTKFKAEAYILTKEEGGRHTPFFTNYRPQFYFRTTDVTGVVDLPEGTEMVMPGDNVAVTVTLIVPIAMEEGLRFAIREGGRTVGAGVVASIIE; encoded by the coding sequence ATGGCTAAGGAAAAATTTGAGCGCAACAAGCCGCACGTCAACATTGGTACGATTGGCCACGTTGACCACGGCAAGACGACCCTTACGGCAGCGATCACCATGACGCTTGCAGAGCAGGGCGGTGGCGTTGCGAAGGCTTATGACGAAATCGACGCTGCGCCGGAAGAAAAGGCGCGCGGCATCACGATTTCGACGGCGCACGTTGAGTACGAGACGGCGAACCGTCACTACGCTCACGTGGACTGCCCGGGCCACGCCGACTACGTGAAGAACATGATCACGGGTGCGGCGCAGATGGACGGCGCGATCCTGGTTTGCTCGGCGGCCGATGGCCCGATGCCGCAGACCCGCGAGCACATCCTTCTGGCGCGTCAGGTCGGTGTGCCGGCTCTGGTCGTGTTCATGAACAAGGTCGACCAGGTCGACGATCCGGAGCTTCTTGAGCTTGTCGAGATGGAAATCCGCGATCTTCTGTCGTCCTACGACTTCCCGGGCGACGACATTCCGATCATCGCCGGTTCGGCTCTTGCAGCCGTTGAGAACCGGGATCAGGAAATCGGCCGCGGTGCGGTTTTGAAGCTGATGGAAGCGGTTGACGAGTACATTCCGACGCCGGAGCGTCCGATTGACCAGCCGTTCCTGATGCCGATCGAAGACGTGTTCTCGATCTCCGGTCGCGGCACGGTTGTGACGGGTCGTGTCGAGCGCGGCATCATCAAGGTCGGCGAAGAAATCGAGATCGTGGGTATCCGCGACACGAAGAAGACGACCTGCACGGGCGTCGAGATGTTCCGCAAGCTGCTCGATCAGGGCCAGGCTGGCGACAACATCGGTGCTCTGCTTCGCGGCATCGGCCGTGAGGATGTCGAGCGCGGCCAGGTTCTTTGCAAGCCGGGTTCTGTGACCCCGCACACGAAGTTCAAGGCCGAGGCCTACATTCTGACGAAGGAAGAGGGTGGTCGTCACACCCCGTTCTTCACGAACTATCGTCCGCAGTTCTACTTCCGCACGACCGACGTGACGGGTGTTGTGGATCTGCCGGAAGGCACCGAGATGGTGATGCCGGGCGACAACGTCGCCGTGACGGTGACGCTGATCGTGCCGATCGCGATGGAAGAAGGTCTGCGCTTCGCTATCCGCGAAGGCGGCCGCACCGTCGGCGCCGGCGTCGTTGCCTCGATCATCGAGTAA
- the rpsJ gene encoding 30S ribosomal protein S10 has translation MNGQNIRIRLKAFDHRILDASTREIVNTAKRTGAQVRGPVPLPTRIEKYTVLRGPHIDKKSREQFEMRTHKRLLDIVDPTPQTVDALMKLDLAAGVDVEIKL, from the coding sequence ATGAACGGTCAAAATATCCGGATCCGCCTGAAGGCGTTTGATCACCGCATCCTGGATGCCTCGACCCGCGAAATCGTCAATACGGCGAAGCGGACGGGTGCCCAGGTGCGCGGACCGGTGCCTCTGCCGACACGGATCGAAAAGTACACCGTGTTGCGCGGCCCTCACATCGACAAGAAGAGCCGCGAGCAGTTCGAAATGCGTACGCACAAGCGTCTGCTCGATATCGTCGATCCGACCCCGCAGACTGTCGACGCCTTGATGAAGCTCGACCTCGCTGCAGGCGTCGACGTCGAAATCAAGCTCTAA
- the rplC gene encoding 50S ribosomal protein L3, producing the protein MRSGVIAQKVGMTRIYSDAGVHVPVTVLKLENCQVVAHRTAEKNGYTALQLGAGLAKVKNTPRPMRGHFAVAKVEPKRKLAEFRVSPDALIEVGAELTADHFVEGQFVDVTGTSIGKGFAGVMKRHNFGGGRASHGNSVSHRSHGSTGQCQDPGKVFKGKKMAGHMGDTRVTTQNLKVVRTDVERGLIMVQGAVPGSKGGWILIKDAIKRSLPDGAPMPGGFRVADVAAPVAEKEAE; encoded by the coding sequence ATGCGTTCTGGAGTGATCGCTCAGAAGGTGGGCATGACCCGCATCTACTCTGATGCAGGGGTTCACGTGCCGGTGACGGTTCTCAAGCTTGAGAACTGCCAGGTCGTTGCCCACCGGACGGCTGAAAAGAATGGCTATACCGCGCTGCAGCTCGGCGCAGGTCTTGCCAAAGTCAAGAATACGCCGCGCCCGATGCGGGGACACTTCGCTGTCGCCAAAGTCGAGCCCAAGCGCAAGCTCGCCGAATTCCGGGTCTCCCCGGATGCCTTGATCGAGGTCGGCGCCGAACTTACTGCCGACCACTTCGTGGAAGGTCAGTTCGTCGACGTCACCGGTACTTCGATCGGTAAGGGCTTCGCCGGTGTCATGAAGCGTCACAACTTCGGTGGTGGTCGCGCTTCGCATGGTAACTCTGTGTCGCACCGTTCGCACGGTTCGACCGGTCAGTGCCAGGATCCCGGCAAGGTCTTCAAGGGCAAGAAGATGGCCGGTCACATGGGTGATACCCGCGTGACCACCCAGAACCTGAAGGTTGTGCGCACCGACGTGGAGCGCGGCCTGATCATGGTTCAGGGCGCTGTCCCGGGCTCGAAGGGTGGCTGGATCCTCATCAAGGACGCGATCAAGCGGTCCTTGCCTGATGGGGCACCGATGCCGGGTGGCTTCCGCGTTGCCGATGTGGCTGCGCCGGTTGCTGAGAAGGAGGCCGAGTGA
- the rplD gene encoding 50S ribosomal protein L4, translated as MELAVKTLEGGAAGSITLSDEIFGLDPRADLMHRVVRWQLAKRQAGTHKTKGRSEVAATGKKFVRQKGSGGARHGDRKVPQFRGGGRAFGPVVRDHSFDLPKKVRALGLKHALSAKAQASNIVILDDVKSADGKTKALKAQLGALGFANVLFIDGAEIDNNFRLAARNIPNVDVLPVQGINVYDILRRETLVLTKAAVSALEERFK; from the coding sequence ATGGAACTGGCAGTAAAGACGCTTGAAGGCGGAGCGGCCGGCTCGATCACGCTGTCGGACGAGATTTTTGGTCTCGACCCGCGGGCCGATCTCATGCACCGCGTCGTGCGCTGGCAGCTGGCTAAGCGCCAGGCTGGCACGCACAAGACCAAGGGCCGCAGCGAAGTCGCTGCGACGGGCAAGAAGTTTGTCCGTCAGAAGGGCTCTGGCGGCGCGCGGCACGGTGACCGCAAGGTCCCGCAGTTCCGTGGCGGTGGCCGGGCATTCGGTCCGGTCGTTCGCGACCATTCGTTCGACCTTCCGAAGAAGGTTCGCGCTCTCGGCCTGAAGCATGCGCTTTCGGCCAAGGCTCAGGCTTCCAACATCGTCATTCTCGATGATGTGAAGTCGGCCGACGGCAAGACCAAAGCGCTCAAGGCGCAGCTTGGTGCCCTCGGCTTCGCGAACGTTCTGTTCATCGATGGGGCCGAAATCGACAACAACTTCCGCCTGGCGGCCCGCAACATCCCGAATGTTGACGTGCTTCCGGTGCAGGGCATCAACGTCTACGACATTCTTCGTCGCGAGACGCTCGTCCTGACGAAGGCGGCGGTGAGTGCTCTGGAGGAGCGGTTCAAATGA
- a CDS encoding 50S ribosomal protein L23 → MTNLKHYDTIVSPAITEKSTMASEQDKVVFNVAINATKPEIKAAVEALFGVKVKSVNTAVRKGKVKRFRGIKGRQSDFKRAVVTLVEGQAIDVTTGL, encoded by the coding sequence ATGACGAACCTCAAGCACTATGACACGATCGTCAGCCCCGCGATCACCGAGAAGTCCACGATGGCTTCCGAGCAGGACAAGGTCGTGTTCAACGTCGCAATCAACGCGACGAAGCCCGAGATCAAGGCTGCGGTCGAGGCGCTGTTCGGCGTCAAGGTCAAGAGCGTGAACACCGCTGTCCGCAAGGGCAAGGTCAAGCGCTTCCGCGGCATCAAGGGCCGTCAGAGCGACTTCAAGCGCGCGGTTGTCACCCTCGTCGAGGGCCAGGCGATCGACGTGACCACCGGTCTGTAA
- the rplB gene encoding 50S ribosomal protein L2 — translation MALKTFKPTSPGTRQLVIVDRSDLWKGKPVKTLTEGLSKSGGRNNRGRNTAPHRGGGHKRTYRIIDFKRRKFDVEATVERIEYDPNRTAYIALIRYDDGELSYILAPQRLAAGDKVIASAKADVKPGNAMPLSSIPVGTIVHNIEMKPGKGGQIARSAGGYAQIVGRDQGYTVIRLNSGEQRRVLGTCMATVGAVSNQDHMNTNMGKAGRSRWLGKRPHVRGVVMNPVDHPHGGGEGRTSGGRHPVTPWGKPTKGKRTRSNKSTDKFIVRSRHQRKK, via the coding sequence ATGGCACTCAAAACCTTTAAGCCGACTTCACCGGGTACTCGGCAGCTGGTCATCGTTGACCGCTCCGACCTGTGGAAGGGCAAGCCGGTCAAGACCCTCACAGAGGGCCTGTCGAAGTCCGGCGGTCGTAACAACCGCGGTCGCAACACGGCTCCGCACCGTGGTGGCGGCCACAAGCGGACCTACCGCATCATCGACTTCAAGCGTCGCAAGTTTGATGTCGAGGCGACCGTGGAGCGGATCGAATACGATCCCAACCGCACTGCCTATATCGCCCTCATCCGCTATGACGATGGCGAACTGAGCTACATCCTGGCGCCGCAGCGCCTTGCAGCCGGCGACAAGGTTATCGCCAGCGCCAAGGCCGACGTGAAGCCGGGCAATGCGATGCCGCTGTCTTCTATCCCGGTTGGCACGATCGTGCACAACATCGAGATGAAGCCCGGCAAGGGCGGCCAGATCGCCCGTTCGGCCGGTGGCTACGCTCAGATCGTGGGTCGTGACCAGGGCTACACCGTGATCCGCCTGAACTCCGGCGAACAGCGCCGCGTTCTCGGCACCTGCATGGCGACCGTTGGCGCGGTTTCCAATCAGGATCACATGAACACCAACATGGGCAAGGCGGGACGTTCCCGCTGGCTCGGCAAGCGCCCGCATGTGCGTGGCGTGGTGATGAACCCGGTCGACCATCCGCACGGCGGTGGTGAGGGTCGCACCTCCGGTGGTCGCCATCCGGTGACGCCGTGGGGCAAGCCCACCAAGGGCAAGCGTACCCGCTCCAACAAGTCGACCGACAAGTTCATCGTCCGTAGCCGCCACCAGCGGAAGAAGTAA
- the rpsS gene encoding 30S ribosomal protein S19: MARSVWKGPFIDGYLLKKAEKVRSSGRNEVIKTWSRRSTILPQFVGLTFGVYNGQKHVPVLVSEDMVGHKLGEFSPTRTYYGHAADKKAKRK, translated from the coding sequence GTGGCACGTTCTGTCTGGAAGGGACCGTTTATCGACGGCTACCTCCTCAAAAAGGCCGAGAAGGTTCGTTCTTCTGGCCGCAATGAGGTCATCAAGACCTGGAGCCGGCGATCGACGATCCTGCCCCAGTTTGTCGGTCTGACCTTCGGTGTCTACAACGGCCAGAAGCATGTGCCGGTTCTCGTGTCTGAGGACATGGTCGGTCACAAGCTTGGCGAGTTCTCGCCGACGCGCACCTATTACGGGCATGCGGCGGACAAGAAGGCGAAGAGGAAGTAA
- the rplV gene encoding 50S ribosomal protein L22 — protein sequence MGKPKRERSLADNQAKAVARMLRVSPQKLNLVAAGIRGKKVSTALAELTFSRKRIARDVKKTLESAIANAENNHDLDVDVLVVSEAYVGKALVMKRFQPRARGRVGRIQKPFSNLTIVVSEVEEAA from the coding sequence ATGGGCAAGCCGAAGCGCGAGCGTAGCCTCGCCGACAATCAGGCGAAGGCTGTCGCACGCATGCTGCGGGTCTCGCCGCAGAAGCTGAACCTCGTGGCAGCCGGTATCCGCGGAAAGAAGGTCTCGACGGCTCTGGCCGAACTGACCTTCTCCCGCAAGCGGATCGCTCGCGATGTCAAGAAGACGCTGGAGTCGGCCATCGCCAACGCCGAGAACAACCACGATCTCGATGTCGACGTTCTCGTCGTCTCCGAGGCCTATGTGGGCAAGGCGCTCGTGATGAAGCGCTTCCAGCCCCGGGCGCGTGGCCGGGTTGGACGGATCCAGAAGCCGTTCTCCAACCTGACCATCGTCGTGAGCGAAGTTGAGGAGGCCGCCTGA
- the rpsC gene encoding 30S ribosomal protein S3 gives MGHKVNPIGLRLGINRTWDSRWYADKNEYGSLLHEDFRIREYLLDALKQAAVSKVVIERPHKKCRVTVHSARPGVVIGKKGADIEKLRRKLSQMTNSEVHINIVEVRKPEIDATLVAASIAQQLERRVAFRRAMKRSVQSAMRLGADGIRINCGGRLGGAEIARTEWYREGRVPLHTLRADIDYGTATAHTAYGACGVKVWIFKGEILEHDPMASERRSAEGNESGGGGGRRERAA, from the coding sequence ATGGGCCATAAAGTCAATCCGATCGGTCTTCGCCTGGGCATCAACCGGACGTGGGACAGCCGCTGGTACGCGGACAAGAACGAGTACGGCTCGCTCTTGCACGAGGATTTCAGGATCCGCGAGTACCTGCTGGACGCACTGAAGCAGGCGGCCGTCTCCAAGGTCGTCATCGAGCGCCCGCACAAGAAGTGCCGCGTCACTGTCCATTCGGCTCGTCCGGGTGTCGTGATCGGCAAGAAGGGTGCGGACATCGAGAAGCTTCGTCGCAAGCTGTCGCAGATGACCAATTCGGAAGTGCACATCAACATCGTTGAGGTGCGCAAGCCGGAAATCGACGCAACGCTTGTCGCGGCTTCGATTGCCCAGCAGCTGGAGCGCCGTGTTGCGTTCCGTCGTGCCATGAAGCGTTCGGTTCAGTCCGCGATGCGTCTTGGCGCCGACGGCATCCGCATCAACTGCGGTGGTCGTCTGGGTGGTGCGGAAATCGCTCGTACCGAATGGTACCGCGAAGGCCGCGTGCCGCTGCACACGCTGCGCGCCGACATCGATTATGGCACGGCGACCGCTCACACCGCCTATGGTGCTTGCGGCGTCAAGGTTTGGATCTTCAAGGGTGAGATCCTGGAGCATGACCCGATGGCTTCCGAGCGTCGTAGCGCGGAAGGCAACGAATCCGGTGGCGGCGGTGGCCGTCGCGAGCGCGCTGCCTGA
- the rplP gene encoding 50S ribosomal protein L16: MLQPKRTKFRKQHKGRIHGNAKGGTDLNFGAYGLKAVEPERITARQIEAARRAITRHMKRAGRVWIRIFPDVPVSSKPTEVRMGKGKGSPEYWAARVKPGRVMFEIDGVAEPIAREALRLGAAKLPIKCRFVQRIAE, translated from the coding sequence ATGCTGCAGCCAAAGCGAACCAAGTTCCGCAAGCAGCACAAGGGCCGCATCCACGGCAATGCCAAGGGCGGAACCGATCTGAATTTCGGCGCCTACGGCCTGAAGGCCGTGGAACCGGAGCGCATCACAGCGCGCCAGATCGAAGCGGCCCGTCGTGCCATCACCCGTCACATGAAGCGTGCCGGGCGCGTGTGGATCCGCATCTTCCCGGACGTGCCGGTGTCGTCGAAGCCGACCGAAGTGCGCATGGGTAAGGGTAAGGGTTCCCCGGAATACTGGGCGGCCCGTGTCAAGCCCGGTCGTGTGATGTTCGAGATCGACGGCGTGGCGGAGCCGATTGCCCGTGAGGCCCTGCGCCTCGGTGCGGCAAAGCTTCCCATCAAGTGCCGTTTCGTCCAGCGCATCGCCGAGTGA
- the rpmC gene encoding 50S ribosomal protein L29: MKASDVRAMTADQLREELEKLKKEQFNLRFQKATGQLENTARVREIRRDIARIQTTARAQRAAENK, translated from the coding sequence ATGAAGGCGAGTGATGTGCGGGCGATGACCGCCGACCAGCTCCGAGAAGAGCTGGAAAAGCTGAAGAAAGAGCAGTTCAACCTGCGCTTCCAGAAGGCGACCGGTCAGCTCGAAAACACAGCGCGCGTTCGCGAAATTCGTCGTGATATCGCGCGCATCCAGACCACGGCTCGCGCTCAGCGCGCAGCCGAGAACAAGTAG
- the rpsQ gene encoding 30S ribosomal protein S17, which translates to MPKRVLQGIVVSDKNDKTVVVKVERRFTHPLLKKTVRRSKKYQAHDEANSCKIGDTILIQECAPISKNKRWEVVQGTTDASAN; encoded by the coding sequence ATGCCGAAGCGAGTCCTCCAGGGCATCGTCGTCAGCGACAAGAACGACAAGACGGTCGTGGTGAAAGTGGAGCGTCGCTTCACCCATCCGTTGCTGAAGAAGACCGTGCGCCGGTCCAAGAAGTACCAGGCGCACGACGAAGCGAATAGCTGCAAGATCGGCGACACCATCCTGATCCAGGAATGCGCTCCGATCTCGAAGAACAAGCGGTGGGAAGTCGTCCAGGGGACGACAGATGCTTCCGCGAACTGA
- the rplN gene encoding 50S ribosomal protein L14, whose amino-acid sequence MIQMQTNLDVADNSGARRVMCIKVLGGSKRKYAGVGDIIVVSVKEAIPRGKVKKGDVMKAVVVRTAKDIRRADGSVIRFDRNAAVLINNNKEPVGTRIFGPVPRELRGKNHMKIISLAPEVL is encoded by the coding sequence ATGATTCAGATGCAAACAAACCTGGACGTGGCGGATAATTCCGGCGCGCGTCGCGTTATGTGCATCAAGGTGCTTGGCGGCTCGAAGCGCAAATATGCCGGCGTCGGCGACATTATCGTCGTATCCGTCAAGGAAGCCATCCCCCGGGGGAAGGTGAAAAAAGGCGACGTCATGAAGGCGGTTGTCGTGCGCACGGCGAAGGACATTCGCCGCGCCGACGGGTCCGTCATTCGCTTCGACCGTAATGCAGCTGTGTTGATCAACAACAACAAGGAGCCGGTCGGGACACGTATCTTCGGCCCGGTCCCGCGCGAGCTGCGTGGCAAGAACCATATGAAGATCATTTCGCTTGCACCGGAGGTGCTCTAA
- the rplX gene encoding 50S ribosomal protein L24, with product MAAKIKKGDKVIVLTGRDKGKTGEVISVLPTDNRVVVRGVNVVRRHTRQTAQSEGGILSKELPIHVSNVAIADPKDGKATRVGFKTTDDGRKVRIAKRSGDLIDG from the coding sequence ATGGCCGCGAAGATCAAGAAGGGCGATAAGGTCATCGTTCTCACCGGCCGCGACAAGGGCAAGACCGGTGAAGTGATCTCCGTCCTGCCGACCGACAATCGCGTCGTTGTGCGCGGTGTGAACGTCGTGCGTCGCCACACGCGCCAGACGGCGCAGTCCGAGGGCGGCATCCTTTCGAAGGAACTGCCGATTCACGTTTCGAACGTGGCGATCGCCGATCCGAAGGACGGCAAGGCGACGCGGGTCGGGTTCAAGACCACGGATGACGGCCGCAAGGTCCGGATTGCCAAGCGTTCGGGAGACCTGATCGATGGCTGA